Part of the Halalkalibacter krulwichiae genome is shown below.
TAGAATTATTAGAAGATAATAATGAAGCAGAATATGCAGCCTTATATCTATTACTCCGCCAACTTGAAGAGCTTGGCGTGCACCATCAAACTATATCCGTTTATTCCGATTCTATGGTTGTCGTTAATCAAGCTTCAGGTGAATGGCCATGCTATGAAGAACATTATGTAAATTGGTTAGAAAAAATTGAACAACTCGCAACGAAGTTAGGCTTAAACATTCAGTACGAATTAATTGAGCGAAACTTAAATAAAGAAGCAGACCAATTGGCTACACAAGCGCTAGAAGGAACCATGATTGAAAGCACAATCGAAAAACAATAATTTTCATCAACTACAATGCAAGTAGAAAACCCTGCTAGAGATTAATGAACTCATAGCAGGGTTGGATTAGCTTTTCAATAAAGGTTAACCATTAACGATAGTTAATGAATTGAACATCGATTGACAAATCTGCTCCTCTGATTGCAGCAATAATCTTTTGTAATTCATCACGACTTTTTCCCGTTACTCGAATTTGATCATCTTGAATTTGACTTTTGACTTTTACACCACTATTTTTAATAATCGTATTAATCTTTTTTGCTTGCTCCTTGTCAATTCCTTGAATTAACTTTGCACGTTGACGGACAGTACCACCAGAAGCCCCTTCAATCTTACCGTAATCTAAGTTTTTTATCGAAACATCACGCTTTATTAACTTACTAATTAAAACATCTTTTAATTGATCTAACTTATATTCATCATCTGAGATTAATACAAGCTCTTCATTATCTAATGAAATGCTGCTTTTACTTCCTTTAAAATCATAACGATTTGTAATTTCTTTCGTAGCCATCGTAACAGCATTTGTAACTTCAGCCATGTCAATTTTTGATACAATATCAAAAGAACTGTCTTTTGCCATCATGAATCCCCCTGGTTATTATTTCCTTAATTATAAGGAAATCAGAAAAGTTCTTCAACTAAACAACTTCCCTGATTTTCCGGTAATTATTTTTATAAACTATTTCACAACAATATTATCCTTAACCAAGATTGTCCAGCTTAAACAAACGTTCAGCCAAATGATTAGAAAGTCTACTCATTCCTAATGGTTCGCGCACGCGGCCATATTCCTCATGGTGAAAATCAGATCCGCCGGTTCGATAAAGCTTTAATCCTAGTTTTAAATCAATGTCATTCGCAAGTTGTTCATAACGCTTGACGGCTTTCTCATCATGATCACGGTGATATACTTCGATACCATCAAGACCCCAATCCCGTACCCAGTCGATAAGGTCCTCATCTACTCCATAATAATCAGGATGAGCAACAATCGCGATTCCATTTGTCCTATGGATCCAATCAATCGCTTCTTTAACAGTCATTTCTTTGTCCTTCTCTACATAGCCTGGCTTTCCCTCCGCTAAATAGTATTCGAAAGCTTCTGCAACATCTTTTACATACCCCGCTTCAATTAAAGCTTTTGCAACATGTGGGCGTCCGATGCTACCACCATCTGTGTGTTTGAGGACTTGTTCCGGAGTGATCATTATATCGACTCGAGCTAATTTATCGACGATTTGATCCAAACGCTTTCTTCTTAACTGCTTCTGTTCTGATAACATTGATTGTAACTCTTCATTCTTGTAATTAAATTGGTAGCCTAATATATGTACACTCTTCCCTTTATACTTTGTTGAGAATTCAATCCCTGGTATAACTTGAAGACCTAATTCTTTCCCTTTACTAATAGCTTCATCAATTCCATCTACACTATCATGGTCCGTTAAAGATACGATTTCAAGGTTCACTTTTTTGCACTTTACCATTAATTCAGACGGCTTATAACCACCGTCTGAAGCTGTTGAGTGCATATGAAGATCACTGTTTTGACTGGTCATCATTCTATTTCTCATCCCTTATTTTTCTACTGATACTTCCCATATAACTTGTCCTGTACGTAAATGATCTGTGTAAACTAATTCAAATTGTTCACCATTTGGAACAACAAATGCTAACTCTCCCCTTGTTGACCTTCCTGGATGCAACTGTCCGCCAATTATACCTTTCGTCTCAATTGATGTGTCAATGCTATGAGCAAACCCTTCCTCATCAACTAACGTTATGTTATAGGAGGAAAACTCATGTACCGTTTCTTTAACATTATTAAAAGTTAAATCAACAATGACAAATTGGTGCTCAGGATCTTCTTCAACTGATTCAACTCGAGCTTCATTCAGACTAATTTCTAATCCATTTATTTCACGTAACTCCCCTTCAGTTTCAGGAGTATTTTTAGCTTCTGATGTTTCCGTATCAAAATAAGTAATGACACTATAACCAGCTAGAACAGCTAAACATGAAATTAATCCAAAAAGAAGAACTACTTTCCCTTTCATCACTTTCTCTCCTTACCCATTCATTCAATATGTGTCTTCGTACTATAACAGACACTCGAACTAAAAATATGATGAGAAGAGCACAATTATGACAACTACTTTATTCCTTCCACCATGAATCAAACATAGTTACAGGTGTTTGACGCTTATGCTCAGTTAGCACATAGCGCTTTTCAATTTTTTCTGCTATCTCACTTGCAACCTCTTTTCCTTCCAAGTAATCATCAAGTTGATCATAGGTCATTCCAAGAGCCACTTCATCTGGTAAGCCAGGCTTATCATCCTCTAAATCAGCGGTTGGAGCTTTTTTAAACAAGTGCTCAGGAGCACCTAATTCAATTAATAATGATTGACCTTGTCTTTTCGTCAATCCAAATAAAGGGGTTAAATCACACGCCCCATCTCCGTGCTTTGTAAAAAATCCTGTAATGGCCTCTGCAGCATGATCTGTTCCAATAACAAGACAACCATAATGCGCAGCTAAGTCATATTGTACCTTCATACGCTCACGAGCTTTTGTATTTCCTTTATTAAAATCTGAAAGCAACTCCCCACCAGTCGCCTTGCTGAACGCTTCAACAGAAGCATCAACGGCTTCTTTTATGTTAACGGTTATGGCTTTCGTTGGTTCAATAAAGCGAATCGCATCTTGAGCATCCTCTTCATCCTGCTGTGTACCGTAAGGAAGTCTAACAGCATAAAAGGAATACAGTTCCTCTTTCTGATCACTATTTAATTCGTTAATTGCTATTTGTGCTAATTTCCCCGCTAACGTTGAATCCTGCCCACCAGATATTCCTAGAACATAGCCATTAGCACCAGTATGTAATAAGTAATCTTTTAAAAAAGAAACACGTTTTCTAATCTCTACCTTAGGGTCAATTGAAGGTATTGCTTTTAAATCAGAGATGATCTTCGCTTGGTTTATTGACATAATATTCCCTCCTATCAATACAATACATTTATTATAACAAGTTCTTATTCATTGGTCGAAGGATTGCCTAAATTTAAAAGTTGCTCTAATTTCCCTTCTTTTTTTAAGATGTCTTTCTGTCTTTCCCCTAATAAATCAAAATGAGGATACCCCTCTCTCTTATGAATCCACTCGGGTTTGAGTCCATATTGTTTGCCCCACTTTATAAGTTTATCAAGGTCAGAGCTAGCAACTTTGGTTACCGTTGTGCATCCTGGAAATCGGTCATCCAGCCAAAAGTGTGTTAGAAAGGCTATCTCTCCTTGCTCTGCATGTTGCTTCCATTGTTTAAGGATAGCCTTATTGATCCCAAATGCCATTTAAATCACCCAATAAAATCATTTGTTAAATTATAGCACAGGTTAAGTCCCCATTACATTTAACAGCATTTCATATAAAAAAGAGGTTGTCATCGATATGACAACCTTGAAGAATGACTCCTAAAAATTTAAATAATTATTTATCATCTTGATATCCATTTTTTCGTGCTTGCATCTCGTCAGCTATTTCAGCTTCAAACCCACGAATGCTTTCTATTCGACGTTGATTCTTTTCTTTAATTGATTGCTTTTGTTCCTCTTTCATCTCCGTATGAGCAAGAGATTCTTCAGCTGCTTCGATGTTATGTTCCGTGTTCTCTTTCATTTGTTGCAATTTCTCTACATTATCATTTCGATTATCTGGTTTTGCCATGATCGGTTACCCCTTTTCAAATTAGATTGCTTTCGCAAGCTTAGTATGGATAACCGGAACATGCTTATACACATTATCATTATTTTTTTATTTCTTCATATTTTTGAAACCATTCAGGAAATGCCTTCTTAAATGCAGTTGGCTTAAACGATTCTTTTTTCACAATAATATGAGTTGTTGAGCCTTCCGCACAAACCTCATTATTGCCATTAACAATTTCATAACCATAAATAGTTTTGATTCCATCGTTTAACTCGACCCAAGTTCTAACAAATGCTTTATCTCCATAACGGATTGGCTTTTTATATGTGGCTTGCACATCATATACTGGTGCATAATATCCCGCTTTTTCCATTTCGATGTAACTATATCCTACATCTTCAATAAAACCGCCTCTACCAAGCTCAAAATACTTTAGATAATTGGCATGATAAATGACCCCCATCATATCCGTATCTGCATATAAAATTTGAATCTCTCTTTCAGAAATAAACATTATTTCCTCTCCTATCCTTCAATATCAGTAAGCGATAATTGGTCAATATCTACCTTTTCAATCTCTGCCAATTGTTTATCGTTCAACTCATGTTCTATTGTGACTAATCGCAATGATTGAATTTGCGCCAATTGATCAAAAATATCTGCTGCAAAGCGACCATTTGCTGGATGTCCTTTTTCAGGAAACACTTTTGTTAAATGCTCTTTCGCTCCATCTGCAAAATAATAACCGTGCTGTGCAGCTCTCTTTTCAATGATTCCAAGTAATTCTTTTTTTGTATAATCAGGAAAAGCAATATGCTTTTTAAAACGTGAAACGAGGCCAGGGTTGCTATTTAATAATTGATTCATTTCGTTGGCGTAACCAGCTAAAATGACCACAAGATTTTCTTCGTGTTCAGTCATTTCCTGTACTAACGTATTAATCACTTCTTTTCCAAAGTCACTTTCTCCTCTGGAAAATAACGAATATGCCTCATCAATAAATAATACACCGCCAAGAGCGTCTTTTATCTTTTCCTTTGTTTTTTCTGCAGTTTGTCCAACATATCCTGCTACTAAATCTGCTCGGCTGGCAACGATTAGATGGCCTCTTTTTAACAGTCCAATTTCTTTCAAAGACTTAGCAAATAGCTTTGCAACTGTTGTTTTACCGGTACCCGGGTTACCAGTAAATACAGAATGGACTTGAAGCGGGAGTGCTTGCAATCCTTTGTCACGTCTTAACTGCTGGATTTGCACAAAAGATGTTAATTGTTGTATTTCTTTTTTCACTTGTTCAAGGCCAATTAATTTATGAAGATCTTCAATCGCATGTTCTTCTTTCCTGCTCGTTGTTAATTCTTTAAAATCTTCTGCTTGCAATAAAACAAAATCTTCTAATTTGTTTTGATCAAGTACTACATTTGCCCCTTTTTCAAATATGGCATCTAAGATAATATTTTTTGCTGTTCTAGCATTGCCAAAGGAATCATCTACTTGCGTAAGCTCTAATCTTTTTTTGAATTCTTTCTTTGCCATTGAGGTTAATAAGAAATCATTCTCAATAGCTACCAATTCACCAATCTCAAGTAACTCATCAAGCGTATAATTATGAATCTCAATGTGATTAAAATCTGGAAAGCGGCTTCTTAGTCCAGGATTAGCACGTAGAAACTTTCTCATTTCTGCGGGATAACCCGCTAAGAAGACTGCAAAATGACCCTCATGTTGTTCATTAGTCATAGCGGAAACAAGTGTATCAATCGCAACCTGCCCATAATCATTGCCACTAGCTCCCTCTCTTCGTAAGCTATAAGCTTCATCGATAAACAATACGCCGCCCTTTGCTCTTTCAATTGCTTTCATTGTATTTTCCTCTGTCTGACCAACAAACGCTCCAACAAGTTGGGAACGATCAACTTCATATACTTCATCACGCTCTAATAACCCGAGCTCGTAATAAATTTTGGCGATTAAGCGAGCTAAATGAGTCTTGCCTGTACCTGGATTCCCTTGGAGTATCATATGTAAATTGATTCCATCCTTTGTATGAAATCCTTGTTTCATTCGCTCTTTTTGATAATGAAGAAACTGATAGAGCTTTTTAATCCGATCCTTTACATCTTCAAGACCGATCATATATTGAAGTTCATCTAAAGCATTTTTTTCCTGTTTTGTTTTAGTGAACTCAGTTAATTCTTCATTCCAATTACATAATAATTGCTCAATCTCTCTTGTAGCCTTTGTAATTTCTCCAAATTGTGAAGCTGAGTAATAGACTCCTGTTAAAGAATTAGCATAATCCCTTGCCGATGTTAAAATCGTTTGGAATGGTCCTTGCAATTGCTGCATAAGCCTTGTTGTTTCCTTAATCTTTGTCTCTTTCGCTGAATGGTGTGCATAAGCGATTGATGGTTGTATTTGTGCCAAAAATCGTTCGTGTTCTTTTGAAAATTGAAAGAAACACTCTGCAATCTTTTCATACTCTCTCGCTGTTTTCTTTTTGGCCGAACCATGATCTGTTTCTCGTATCTGCGGAAATTTATTAGGTATAGGGATCTGCTTAAGGAATTCAATAAATTGATCAACCTTTAATTCATGGGCTAATATATTTTCGTTATCTTCACGAATGGCCTCTTTTGTCCAACGCTCGATTAAATGATCTATTTTCCCAATCCTATTTAAACGTGCTTCTGCTAATTTCGAAAGAAGTACCGATTTGAAATGTTTACGTTTCTTTTCTTCAAATTGGCTCTGTTCCAGTAGTTCGAGAAGTTCCCATGCTTTTCCTTCATGAAAGCGTTCCTTACCTAGATAAACTTGTTCGATCCATGATCGTATCATCTCATCTGTCCAGTTTTCCTGCAGCATGCTTTTCTTCCTTTCTACTAAATCATGTTCCTTATCTTACCATGATTTATCCAGTGTTTACATGTTCGTGTTGTGGTTTCTTTTCACGCTTAATTGAAGTACCGACATATACTCCCGTCACCACCAAAGTTGCTCCAATTACCGTTGTAACGGTTAATTCCTCTCCCAAGAAAATAGCCGCCATCATAACAGCAGAAACAGGCATTACATTGATAAAGATCGCTGCCTTGCTAGCACCAATCTGTTGTATTCCATAATAGTACAAGATAAACCCGATAACCGTTACAAACAGACTCATATAAGCAATCGCGAACCATGAAGCAGGTGTGCTTGTTGCCATGTGCGTCCAAGGTTTTTCGAATAAAGAAAACGGCAATAAAAATATGGTTCCAAATGCAACAGCATAAGTTGTTGAAACAATGGAACTAAATTTCCGTAACACAATTCTTCCTAACACACTATAAACGGCCCATGTGATAACTGCAAACAATAGGATTAAATCAATCCACTCGAATTCAAACAAAAGGATTACTGACATCTTTCCTTCTGTAATTACAATAATGACCCCTAAAAAAGCAAGAAATAACCCAGCGACATTCCTTTTTGTTATGACCTCTTTTAAGAAAAGACCAGATAACAGCATAATAAGCATCGGATTCGTTCCTATAAACAAAGAGCTCTTAATGACCGGTGCGTATTTACTCGCTAAGAAAAAACAAATATTATAAATCGCAATACCTGTCAGCCCTAAAAGAGCAAATAATAACCAATCCTTTCTCGTTATCTTAGGGATGTTCTTCTCAACTAACCACATAATCGGAAACAAGAAAAGGGCCGCCCCCAAAAAACGTAAAAAAGCAATTGTTGCAGGCTCGAAACTCTCAATTGCCACCTTTCCTGCTATAAAGCCACTCCCCCATGTACTTGTTGCAAAAATTAATAATGCATAAATTAGCCAACGTTTCTTTTTTGTCATGCAATCCTCCATTATTTCCAAAACCGAAAGATTTCTCAACTGTAAAGGAGTGCCCTACACTAATGGCAGTACACTCCCTCTTCCATAATATTTCTAGCATATGTTTCAATTAGTTGTCCGTCACTAGCTAAAAAGTCAATTGGATGTTGATCAGCCCAGTCTTCATTTGTTGACACTACATTTATAAATACATTTTGTTCAAGTTCAGCTATATATGAACCACCTTCATAATGAATTTGTACACGTGCTATTTCGCTAGGCTTCCGTATCATCCCAAAAGTAACATACGTAAAAGTATTTGAGCCGTTGTGCCAATTCCCACTACGTACACGGAACGTACGAATTTTTTGATCTTCTTCAATAACAGCTGTTCCACCAATTGTTAGCATTGCATTCGGCAGGCGGTTATAACCTCCTTCTGTTGAAAGGAGCTTTTCAGCCACCAAGTCAGATTCGTCTACCATATAGATGACGTAGACTTCCTCATCTACGTATTCAGAATGTAACACGTCAATATGCGTATCGGCCCCATAGGTTTGTTCGACGGCTTCTTCAATGCTCCCATAAACCGTGAGATCTCTCTCACCTTCACTAACATCAACACTCCCCATCAGTCCTACATAAATGAAAACAATGCTTATTAAAAAAAATGAAGTAGCTTTCCTATATTGGTAAGAGCGAATTAAACTATAGCTTGCATACGTAAATAGCCCGACAGCAATCGCCAATAGAACAAACGTAGCTGCCGTCATGACAATTTGAACCATTTGTACATTCAAGGATTGTTCAAGAAATATGTTCATCAAGAAAGAAACTGATTCTGTTTGTAGTACTTGAGCAACCTCATGGGGAGGGGTTTGCTCTGTCATAATAGCTGACAGTAGAAAAATGACGAAAGCAAAGAGTGATTCAATTCGAAAAGACTTAATCTGATTTGTCGAAGGCCCCACTCTCACTCTTAAACCAAGTATAAGATGATGTAGTCCAAACAGAAGTAAAGGCAAAAACAATAAATGCTTAATGAATAATATTTGTCCATATGAAAGGAGCCAAGATTGAACATATTGAGGTACAATGGCTGCCATTAATAAGAAACCAGATCCAATAAGAACAATAACCGCGAAAACCGCAGTTACCGAAAACCACCTATAAAAGGACTGGTGCTGCTCCCATTCTCGAGCAAACCATGCCACGATAGCCAAAACCCCAATCCAAATACTCACTGCTAATAAATGCAAAGCGTTCCCAATAAAACCCACCCAACCAGCAACGGCTGATCCATGACTTGACCAACTGGCTGCAAGGACGAGACCAACTACAAGAAACACCGAAAAACGGCTCCACTTTTCAACCGGTGTTGAAAAGATGATTGCCACCGTTAAAAAAATTGAGACAAGAAAAGCCTGGCCTGCTGAATACTCAAATACCACAGTTGCAATTGACTCCAAAAGAGGAATGGAAAATTGAACGTATAATGTTTCAATTAATCTAATTACTGGCACAAATAATAAGACAGGAACAGCAGCAGCCACTCCTTTAATAAGTCGAACAGACATATGAATGGAAGGACGTTGATTTTCAGGGACTGATTTTAATAGAAAGTACCCCATCAATAAAGAAAAACAAAGATATAACAAAAAATTAACCAACGAAACAACCATTAGAACATCCTCTTAATGATAAATCTGCCCACAAAAATCAGAGCAATCACACCCGTAATAATAAGCGGCCATAACATACGACCTAACGAGGATTCTACTTCCTCTTGTTGATCGATCGCTATTTCAGTGTTATCTTCATTAACAATATTTTCTTGATTGATTTCGTCTACAGATTCATTGAATTCTTCAACCTCTTCTTCCGGAGCGGCCTGCTCAAATGGTAACACTTCAAAAGAAAATTCTCCTTCTGTTTGATGGGTATCTTCCCCAAGTGCTCTCCATTCAACTAAATAAGTACCTGGAGCTAACGGATCATTTAATGACAAAGTTAAAAAAGGACTCTCAACATTAATATTAGCTATCTCAACTTCTTGACCCTCTTCATTAAAAACAGATGCCGTACTAACGGACTCAATTCCAGCATTAAAGACCAACTCAATCTCTTTTATTGGCTCGGCTATCTCCTCTTGATCTTCCGGGTAAGACTCAGTCACGTACGAGTGAGCACCAACTTGAATGGGTAACAATAGTAAAAAAATAAGTAAAAAGATCAACACTACTTTTTTCATCGAATCACCTTCCCTAGTAAACCTATTAGTTTTAAATATTTTAACAGATAACCGTAGTTACGCAAAGTCTAACCATTAAGTTACCGGAGGACAAGCCTTGCATTTTATGAGAAAATAAGAAGGTAGAAAGGAAGGCGTTTTTTGATGAGGAAAGGTTTCGTACTATTTACTTATTTGTTCATTGCATTAGTCATGTACTTATATGGAGAAGATTTATTACATTGGATTCAACAAGGCGGGGCTGAGTATATGCTTATAACTGCATTACTCGCAACTTTCTTTTCGCTATTTCCCATTATTCCTTATCCGATTATTGGCGGAGTTCTTGGAGCAGCATATGGGCCTATTGCAGGTAGTACCGTTACTTGGATAGGTTCGTCTCTTGCTTCTATTTTAATGTTTGCATTTGTCCGTTATGGTTATCAAGATTGGGGCAAGAAATGGCTTTATAAGTATCAGCGTCTCTCAAAAGTTACTATTATGTTTGAACGTAATGCATTTATGACAATCTTCTTAACAAGATTGATTCCTGTTATTCCCTCAATCATTGTTAACATCTACTCCGCTTTAAGCAGAGTTTCATTTTTACGTTATGCACTCGCCTCATCGCTTGGCAAAGTCCCTTCGATGATCTTGTTTGCAACAGTTGGTAACTCGATCGTCAACAACCCTAGCGATTTGATTTTTGTTACACTCTTTTATGGAACATTCCTATTAATTGTTTACATCTCATTTAAACTATTTAACCGCCATTATTCATTGAGAGGATAACAATATGGAAGGCAATGTTAAGGGATTTGAAATCCCAACATTGCCTTTTTACCTTTTTATATTCTAAACTTCAAATTATACGGACAGTTACGTACGTATATAAACAACCCGTCTTTTGAGCCACAGTACAATATAAAACACCATGTATCCAATTGTCGCACCTAATGTATTCAAAATCACATCATCGATGTTAGCCACTCGATGCGTGAAAAGAAATTGACTTAC
Proteins encoded:
- a CDS encoding YajQ family cyclic di-GMP-binding protein, with translation MAKDSSFDIVSKIDMAEVTNAVTMATKEITNRYDFKGSKSSISLDNEELVLISDDEYKLDQLKDVLISKLIKRDVSIKNLDYGKIEGASGGTVRQRAKLIQGIDKEQAKKINTIIKNSGVKVKSQIQDDQIRVTGKSRDELQKIIAAIRGADLSIDVQFINYR
- a CDS encoding PHP domain-containing protein, which codes for MMTSQNSDLHMHSTASDGGYKPSELMVKCKKVNLEIVSLTDHDSVDGIDEAISKGKELGLQVIPGIEFSTKYKGKSVHILGYQFNYKNEELQSMLSEQKQLRRKRLDQIVDKLARVDIMITPEQVLKHTDGGSIGRPHVAKALIEAGYVKDVAEAFEYYLAEGKPGYVEKDKEMTVKEAIDWIHRTNGIAIVAHPDYYGVDEDLIDWVRDWGLDGIEVYHRDHDEKAVKRYEQLANDIDLKLGLKLYRTGGSDFHHEEYGRVREPLGMSRLSNHLAERLFKLDNLG
- a CDS encoding DUF4352 domain-containing protein, with protein sequence MKGKVVLLFGLISCLAVLAGYSVITYFDTETSEAKNTPETEGELREINGLEISLNEARVESVEEDPEHQFVIVDLTFNNVKETVHEFSSYNITLVDEEGFAHSIDTSIETKGIIGGQLHPGRSTRGELAFVVPNGEQFELVYTDHLRTGQVIWEVSVEK
- the nadE gene encoding ammonia-dependent NAD(+) synthetase, which translates into the protein MSINQAKIISDLKAIPSIDPKVEIRKRVSFLKDYLLHTGANGYVLGISGGQDSTLAGKLAQIAINELNSDQKEELYSFYAVRLPYGTQQDEEDAQDAIRFIEPTKAITVNIKEAVDASVEAFSKATGGELLSDFNKGNTKARERMKVQYDLAAHYGCLVIGTDHAAEAITGFFTKHGDGACDLTPLFGLTKRQGQSLLIELGAPEHLFKKAPTADLEDDKPGLPDEVALGMTYDQLDDYLEGKEVASEIAEKIEKRYVLTEHKRQTPVTMFDSWWKE
- the tlp gene encoding small acid-soluble spore protein Tlp; the encoded protein is MAKPDNRNDNVEKLQQMKENTEHNIEAAEESLAHTEMKEEQKQSIKEKNQRRIESIRGFEAEIADEMQARKNGYQDDK
- a CDS encoding acyl-CoA thioesterase codes for the protein MFISEREIQILYADTDMMGVIYHANYLKYFELGRGGFIEDVGYSYIEMEKAGYYAPVYDVQATYKKPIRYGDKAFVRTWVELNDGIKTIYGYEIVNGNNEVCAEGSTTHIIVKKESFKPTAFKKAFPEWFQKYEEIKK
- a CDS encoding AAA family ATPase produces the protein MLQENWTDEMIRSWIEQVYLGKERFHEGKAWELLELLEQSQFEEKKRKHFKSVLLSKLAEARLNRIGKIDHLIERWTKEAIREDNENILAHELKVDQFIEFLKQIPIPNKFPQIRETDHGSAKKKTAREYEKIAECFFQFSKEHERFLAQIQPSIAYAHHSAKETKIKETTRLMQQLQGPFQTILTSARDYANSLTGVYYSASQFGEITKATREIEQLLCNWNEELTEFTKTKQEKNALDELQYMIGLEDVKDRIKKLYQFLHYQKERMKQGFHTKDGINLHMILQGNPGTGKTHLARLIAKIYYELGLLERDEVYEVDRSQLVGAFVGQTEENTMKAIERAKGGVLFIDEAYSLRREGASGNDYGQVAIDTLVSAMTNEQHEGHFAVFLAGYPAEMRKFLRANPGLRSRFPDFNHIEIHNYTLDELLEIGELVAIENDFLLTSMAKKEFKKRLELTQVDDSFGNARTAKNIILDAIFEKGANVVLDQNKLEDFVLLQAEDFKELTTSRKEEHAIEDLHKLIGLEQVKKEIQQLTSFVQIQQLRRDKGLQALPLQVHSVFTGNPGTGKTTVAKLFAKSLKEIGLLKRGHLIVASRADLVAGYVGQTAEKTKEKIKDALGGVLFIDEAYSLFSRGESDFGKEVINTLVQEMTEHEENLVVILAGYANEMNQLLNSNPGLVSRFKKHIAFPDYTKKELLGIIEKRAAQHGYYFADGAKEHLTKVFPEKGHPANGRFAADIFDQLAQIQSLRLVTIEHELNDKQLAEIEKVDIDQLSLTDIEG
- a CDS encoding DMT family transporter, producing MTKKKRWLIYALLIFATSTWGSGFIAGKVAIESFEPATIAFLRFLGAALFLFPIMWLVEKNIPKITRKDWLLFALLGLTGIAIYNICFFLASKYAPVIKSSLFIGTNPMLIMLLSGLFLKEVITKRNVAGLFLAFLGVIIVITEGKMSVILLFEFEWIDLILLFAVITWAVYSVLGRIVLRKFSSIVSTTYAVAFGTIFLLPFSLFEKPWTHMATSTPASWFAIAYMSLFVTVIGFILYYYGIQQIGASKAAIFINVMPVSAVMMAAIFLGEELTVTTVIGATLVVTGVYVGTSIKREKKPQHEHVNTG
- a CDS encoding copper resistance D family protein — encoded protein: MVVSLVNFLLYLCFSLLMGYFLLKSVPENQRPSIHMSVRLIKGVAAAVPVLLFVPVIRLIETLYVQFSIPLLESIATVVFEYSAGQAFLVSIFLTVAIIFSTPVEKWSRFSVFLVVGLVLAASWSSHGSAVAGWVGFIGNALHLLAVSIWIGVLAIVAWFAREWEQHQSFYRWFSVTAVFAVIVLIGSGFLLMAAIVPQYVQSWLLSYGQILFIKHLLFLPLLLFGLHHLILGLRVRVGPSTNQIKSFRIESLFAFVIFLLSAIMTEQTPPHEVAQVLQTESVSFLMNIFLEQSLNVQMVQIVMTAATFVLLAIAVGLFTYASYSLIRSYQYRKATSFFLISIVFIYVGLMGSVDVSEGERDLTVYGSIEEAVEQTYGADTHIDVLHSEYVDEEVYVIYMVDESDLVAEKLLSTEGGYNRLPNAMLTIGGTAVIEEDQKIRTFRVRSGNWHNGSNTFTYVTFGMIRKPSEIARVQIHYEGGSYIAELEQNVFINVVSTNEDWADQHPIDFLASDGQLIETYARNIMEEGVYCH
- a CDS encoding copper resistance CopC family protein translates to MKKVVLIFLLIFLLLLPIQVGAHSYVTESYPEDQEEIAEPIKEIELVFNAGIESVSTASVFNEEGQEVEIANINVESPFLTLSLNDPLAPGTYLVEWRALGEDTHQTEGEFSFEVLPFEQAAPEEEVEEFNESVDEINQENIVNEDNTEIAIDQQEEVESSLGRMLWPLIITGVIALIFVGRFIIKRMF
- a CDS encoding TVP38/TMEM64 family protein, whose translation is MRKGFVLFTYLFIALVMYLYGEDLLHWIQQGGAEYMLITALLATFFSLFPIIPYPIIGGVLGAAYGPIAGSTVTWIGSSLASILMFAFVRYGYQDWGKKWLYKYQRLSKVTIMFERNAFMTIFLTRLIPVIPSIIVNIYSALSRVSFLRYALASSLGKVPSMILFATVGNSIVNNPSDLIFVTLFYGTFLLIVYISFKLFNRHYSLRG